From a region of the Panthera uncia isolate 11264 chromosome B1, Puncia_PCG_1.0, whole genome shotgun sequence genome:
- the HELQ gene encoding helicase POLQ-like isoform X3: MLQELLCRRRDVLMILPYVAIVQEKISGLSSFGIELGFFVEEYAGSKGKFPPIKRREKKSLYIATIEKGHSLVNSLIETGRIGSLGLVVVDELHMIGEGSRGAILEMTLAKVLYTSKTTQIIGMSATLNNVEDLQEFLQAEYYTSQFRPVELKEYLKINDAIYEVDSKAENGMTFSRLLNYKYSDTLKKMDPDHLVALVTEVIPNYSCLVFCPTKKNCENVAEMICKFLSKEYLKHREEEKHEVIKNLKNVSSGNLCPVLKRTIPFGVAYHHSGLTSDERKLLEEAYSTGVLCLFTCTSTLAAGVNLPARRVILRAPYVAKEFLKRNQYKQMIGRAGRAGIDSIGESILILQEKDKQQVLELISRPLENCYSHLVQEFTKGIQTLFLSLIGLKIATNLDDIYHFMNGTFFGVQQKILLKEKSLWEITVESLRYLTEKGLLQKDTTDKSEEEFQHSFHITKLGRASFKGTIDLAYCDILYRDLKKGLEGLVLESLLHLIYLTTPYDMASQCDPDWMIYFRQFSQLSPAEQNVAALLGVSENFIGKKASGQAIRKKVDKDIVNRLYLSFVLYALLKETNIWSVSEKFNMPRGYIQSLLTGAATFSSCVLHFCEELEEFWVYKALLVELTKKLTYCVKAELIPLMEVTGVLEGRAKQLYNAGYKSLTHLANANPEVLIRTIDHLSRRQAKQIVSSAKMLLHEKAEALQEEVEELLRLPSDFPGITSSTEKA; the protein is encoded by the exons ATTTCAGGTTTGTCAAGTTTTGGTATAGAACTGGGTTTCTTTGTTGAAGAATATGCTGGAAGCAAAGGAAAGTTTCCCCCaattaaaagaagggaaaaaaaatctctctataTTGCCACTATTGAAAAAGGACATAGTCTGGTGAACTCCTTGATTGAAACTGGAAGGATTGGCAGTCTGGGTCTGGTTGTTGTAGATGAG ttACACATGATTGGTGAAGGAAGCCGTGGGGCTATACTGGAAATGACCCTAGCAAAAGTCCTCTACACTAGCA aaacaactCAGATTATTGGCATGAGTGCAACACTGAACAATGTTGAAGACCTTCAAGAATTCCTTCAAGCAGAATATTACACCAGTCAGTTTAGACCA GttgaattaaaagaatatttgaaaataaatgatgcGATATATGAGGTTGACAGCAAAGCTGAGAATGGCATGACTTTTTCACGTCTACTGAATTATAAG TATTCTGATACTCTGAAAAAGATGGATCCTGATCATTTGGTAGCATTGGTGACAGAAGTTATTCCCAATTATTCCTGCTTAGTTTTTTGTCCCACTAAGAAGAACTGTGAAAACGTAGCAGAAATGATATGCAAATTTTTAAGCAA GGAGTATCTGaaacacagagaggaagaaaaacatgagGTGATTAAAAACTTGAAGAATGTCAGCAGTGGCAACTTGTGTCCTGTTTTAAAGCGCACCATCCCTTTTGGGGTTGCTTATCACCACAGTGGTTTAACAAGTGATGAAAGGAAACTCTTGGAAGAGGCCTATTCCACGGGAGTTCTGTGCCTTTTTACCTGCACATCCACCCTCGCAGCAGGCGTTAATCTACCAGCTCGAAG AGTTATTTTAAGAGCTCCCTATGTTGCCAAGGAGTTTTTAAAGAGGAACCAATATAAACAGATGATTGGCCGAGCTGGCCGTGCTGGGATAGATTCTATTGGGGAGAGTATCCTTATACTGCAAGAAAAAGACAAGCAACAG GTATTGGAGTTAATAAGCAGACCATTGGAAAACTGTTATAGCCATCTTGTTCAAGAATTCACTAAGGGAATCcaaactttgtttctctctttaattGGTTTGAag ATTGCAACAAATCTTGATGACATCTATCACTTTATGAATGGTACATTTTTTGGTGTTCAGCAAaaaattttgttgaaagaaaaaagccTGTGGGAAATAACTGTGGAATCACTTAGATACCTGACAGAAAAAGGACTCCTACAAAAAGACACTACGGATAAGTCTGAAGAAGAGTTCCAACATAGTTTTCATATTACAAAACTGGGACGAGCTTCTTTTAAGG GAACTATAGATTTGGCTTATTGTGACATTCTCTACAGAGACTTGAAGAAAGGTCTCGAAGGACTTGTACTCGAAAGCCTTCTTCACCTAATTTACCTAACAACTCCCTATGATATGGCTTCTCAGTGTGACCCAGACTGGATGATATACTTCAGGCAG tttagCCAGCTCAGTCCAGCAGAACAAAATGTAGCTGCTCTTCTTGGAGTCTCTGAAAACTTTATTGGGAAGAAAGCATCAGGTCAAGCTATAAGGAAG AAGGTGGACAAGGACATTGTCAACAGACTATACCTGTCTTTTGTTCTTTATGCCCTGCTCAAAGAGACCAACATTTGGAGTGTGTCTGAAAAATTTAACATGCCTCGAGGATATATACAGAGTCTTCTTACTGGAGCTGCCACGTTCTCCTCTTGTGTGCTACATTTCTGTGAG GAACTTGAGGAGTTTTGGGTTTATAAAGCCCTTTTGGTAGAACTTACCAAGAAGTTGACTTACTGTGTAAAGGCAGAGCTCATTCCCCTCATGGAAGTGACTGGAGTTTTAGAG GGTCGAGCAAAACAGTTGTACAATGCAGGTTATAAAAGTCTAACGCACTTAGCTAATGCAAATCCTGAAGTGCTAATAAGAACAATCGATCATTTATCAAGACGCCAGGCCAAGCAAATTGTTTCATCAGCAAAG ATGCTGTTGCACGAAAAAGCAGAGGCTTTGCAAGAAGAAGTGGAAGAGTTGCTGAGATTGCCTTCTGATTTCCCCGGAATTACCTCTTCCACCGAGAAGGCATGA
- the HELQ gene encoding helicase POLQ-like isoform X4 has protein sequence MLKTFKNSFKQNITPVSLDQYVPKVELKEYLKINDAIYEVDSKAENGMTFSRLLNYKYSDTLKKMDPDHLVALVTEVIPNYSCLVFCPTKKNCENVAEMICKFLSKEYLKHREEEKHEVIKNLKNVSSGNLCPVLKRTIPFGVAYHHSGLTSDERKLLEEAYSTGVLCLFTCTSTLAAGVNLPARRVILRAPYVAKEFLKRNQYKQMIGRAGRAGIDSIGESILILQEKDKQQVLELISRPLENCYSHLVQEFTKGIQTLFLSLIGLKIATNLDDIYHFMNGTFFGVQQKILLKEKSLWEITVESLRYLTEKGLLQKDTTDKSEEEFQHSFHITKLGRASFKGTIDLAYCDILYRDLKKGLEGLVLESLLHLIYLTTPYDMASQCDPDWMIYFRQFSQLSPAEQNVAALLGVSENFIGKKASGQAIRKKVDKDIVNRLYLSFVLYALLKETNIWSVSEKFNMPRGYIQSLLTGAATFSSCVLHFCEELEEFWVYKALLVELTKKLTYCVKAELIPLMEVTGVLEGRAKQLYNAGYKSLTHLANANPEVLIRTIDHLSRRQAKQIVSSAKMLLHEKAEALQEEVEELLRLPSDFPGITSSTEKA, from the exons ATGTTGAAGACCTTCAAGAATTCCTTCAAGCAGAATATTACACCAGTCAGTTTAGACCAGTATGTACCTAAG GttgaattaaaagaatatttgaaaataaatgatgcGATATATGAGGTTGACAGCAAAGCTGAGAATGGCATGACTTTTTCACGTCTACTGAATTATAAG TATTCTGATACTCTGAAAAAGATGGATCCTGATCATTTGGTAGCATTGGTGACAGAAGTTATTCCCAATTATTCCTGCTTAGTTTTTTGTCCCACTAAGAAGAACTGTGAAAACGTAGCAGAAATGATATGCAAATTTTTAAGCAA GGAGTATCTGaaacacagagaggaagaaaaacatgagGTGATTAAAAACTTGAAGAATGTCAGCAGTGGCAACTTGTGTCCTGTTTTAAAGCGCACCATCCCTTTTGGGGTTGCTTATCACCACAGTGGTTTAACAAGTGATGAAAGGAAACTCTTGGAAGAGGCCTATTCCACGGGAGTTCTGTGCCTTTTTACCTGCACATCCACCCTCGCAGCAGGCGTTAATCTACCAGCTCGAAG AGTTATTTTAAGAGCTCCCTATGTTGCCAAGGAGTTTTTAAAGAGGAACCAATATAAACAGATGATTGGCCGAGCTGGCCGTGCTGGGATAGATTCTATTGGGGAGAGTATCCTTATACTGCAAGAAAAAGACAAGCAACAG GTATTGGAGTTAATAAGCAGACCATTGGAAAACTGTTATAGCCATCTTGTTCAAGAATTCACTAAGGGAATCcaaactttgtttctctctttaattGGTTTGAag ATTGCAACAAATCTTGATGACATCTATCACTTTATGAATGGTACATTTTTTGGTGTTCAGCAAaaaattttgttgaaagaaaaaagccTGTGGGAAATAACTGTGGAATCACTTAGATACCTGACAGAAAAAGGACTCCTACAAAAAGACACTACGGATAAGTCTGAAGAAGAGTTCCAACATAGTTTTCATATTACAAAACTGGGACGAGCTTCTTTTAAGG GAACTATAGATTTGGCTTATTGTGACATTCTCTACAGAGACTTGAAGAAAGGTCTCGAAGGACTTGTACTCGAAAGCCTTCTTCACCTAATTTACCTAACAACTCCCTATGATATGGCTTCTCAGTGTGACCCAGACTGGATGATATACTTCAGGCAG tttagCCAGCTCAGTCCAGCAGAACAAAATGTAGCTGCTCTTCTTGGAGTCTCTGAAAACTTTATTGGGAAGAAAGCATCAGGTCAAGCTATAAGGAAG AAGGTGGACAAGGACATTGTCAACAGACTATACCTGTCTTTTGTTCTTTATGCCCTGCTCAAAGAGACCAACATTTGGAGTGTGTCTGAAAAATTTAACATGCCTCGAGGATATATACAGAGTCTTCTTACTGGAGCTGCCACGTTCTCCTCTTGTGTGCTACATTTCTGTGAG GAACTTGAGGAGTTTTGGGTTTATAAAGCCCTTTTGGTAGAACTTACCAAGAAGTTGACTTACTGTGTAAAGGCAGAGCTCATTCCCCTCATGGAAGTGACTGGAGTTTTAGAG GGTCGAGCAAAACAGTTGTACAATGCAGGTTATAAAAGTCTAACGCACTTAGCTAATGCAAATCCTGAAGTGCTAATAAGAACAATCGATCATTTATCAAGACGCCAGGCCAAGCAAATTGTTTCATCAGCAAAG ATGCTGTTGCACGAAAAAGCAGAGGCTTTGCAAGAAGAAGTGGAAGAGTTGCTGAGATTGCCTTCTGATTTCCCCGGAATTACCTCTTCCACCGAGAAGGCATGA